In the Populus trichocarpa isolate Nisqually-1 chromosome 1, P.trichocarpa_v4.1, whole genome shotgun sequence genome, CCTCTAATTTAACTTTGGGCTCAGCAACCCTCACCCTTTCAGTTCTTTTATCACATATGGTCCCTCTGTATACCCCATTCCCCCCAAAATGCCTACTACGagacatatatataaattaatggataAAGGTACACGTATGGGGTAGACATGCCCAAAACTGCACTACATGAAATGAATTTACTAAAGTCTAAGACCTGAGAAACCATATATCATGATCCTTTATATTTTGGTTTTCGgaagaaaaacattaacataTGAAGTATTAAAAGATTGCTGCAGCCACTCTCATcggacttttattttattaaggtGAGGGTCCCTCTCGACGTGAAGAGACTtaaataatacacacacacacacactaaaaaagtccataattcatatgttttCATGACAGCCACCACCTATTTCAAGCAAGTGGCCCAAAAGTTGCTTTACATTTCATACCATAATAGCAGTGCTTTTGCGAGGAATATTCcattcctttaatattttatttgcttttcgcTACTTGTTGTTTCCAGTCATGCAGCATCATAGCATAGAATCATGTTAAGTGTACGACTTTCACTGAACAGGGTAAGACCCCAGACTGGATTAAAGAAACAAACATTGTTGTGGCAATTTACCTCCTTGCCTACAATTTGCAGGCACCAACACGAggaaaaaccctaaacccccaagtttttttttttatatataaataaaagaagccAAAGGGTATGGAGAATATCACACTCCTGCAACTACATTGCTTAATTGACTGCAAAGGATGCCATCCAAACCCGTCATGATTAACTTGACCAGGTGATCTAAAGGTAACAGGAATGAGCTTATACAAGGTAATTAAGCAATACAGCACCTGAGAATAGTCAGGACCCAGAGAGCTTGTGCATAGGACTTGAAATGTTCATGATTCAATACACATGGGAGTTAGGCGATCCTTCTCTTGTTCTCTGCTGGTAGATGTTCATTTTctgcaaacaaataaaaacattcattGTAAGAACTTGATGTTAACGAAAGAGCAAACCCCATCTCTAAAAGCAAGTGCATAACATGTACTGTGCAGCTATGGAAGGACATGTTGCAGCATCAACCCTGGCCTTGGACACAATATGGTTTGGATATTGAACCTTTCTTTCATGATTATGTCAAAATCTTAGCTCTATTGTTTACGTAACTAAGATTATCGCAGATatccaaacacaaaataaaaggaagcttTTGCAACATCAACATAGAGGAATATATAATCGTCTATTTGTTAGAACAAATGCTTTTGATAGAAGACCACGGAGTTGGGTAACAAGAAGGGAAACAACCTGAAAATGTAAGGAACACgcattatatttaattgaaacaaGAATTGACTACCTGATTAATcacaacataaaatatatatattagtgtaTATGTTTTATAGTCAATCAATatatctaatttattaataaaagtttatatctttttaatattaatcaaatatttgatagcttttatattgaatatttatttttattttcattttatttagaaatattttggcttcaaattttttattaatgcatttactattagattttttaatagaaattgattcgtttttttgctaaaaaaccTAAGAGGTAACTAGAATTTAATTATGGCgacatgaaatttaaaattcgTGTTGTAGGTATGCTTCTAAATACATAcctataaaaattaacaatataaacttaactcttagatatttataatattcatacACAAAATTTAGTTCAACCCGATATATCCAACCCgcttaaatccaaaaaaaaattgaataaattaaatttatgatttataaaatatcaaaaattaaattgaatataattattaaaaaatccagcccatttatagtaaaaaaacacCCCTAACATCGATGGTTAGACACGAGTTCAGTTAAATCAGTGCTCACTCTGTCATAGAATCCCGACCCATGTATATTAAAGAAACACCCCTAACACCCCGTCCACGCTAAAACATGTCAAAACAATGACCATGACATGTGTTGCTTGGAGCAAATATCAGCTTCAGAAAATGGCTCCAGTTCCACTACACCTGCTTCCTTCTTAAATGCTTTACTGTCCCCCGTCTCTCAATATGCCAGCACCATTTTGGAATTAGCATCTAGGCTGGTCTTCGATCCTTAACATGAAATGAGGCGTTGCTAATCCTGAGGGAAGCAACGCCAACAGTTTTAAGCCAAGAACCATGCGTGCCAGTGATACATTTGAAACATCGAAAAACAAAACTCCCATCAAACCGAAGACGTGAAGAGGAGAGTTCTTCCATTATTATTTGGTATCGTCCTTTTCAGCAGAAATTCTCATAGGTATTAAGAAGTACCTTGTTTCCCCCCTTTCCCCTCTAAGATCCACTACTCATATTTCTAACCTATAGTGTTCATATCAAGAATGATATTAACCTTTAAACATAAGCATCTCTACAAAATTCAGCACCATTCAGGTATTTGTATTCATAGGGCGACTCCTACCACCAGTAACAGCCAAACTTGAAGCATCTCCCAGAGCAAACTAATTACAGCACAGGAGTAAAATGATTTTCATTGGAAAATATCATCATGATTGCTGTTTACTTGAACTTGTTTGTTGCACTACACTGTTTATTGCGCTGCGGGTTCTCATAAGAAATGCCGGTTTAAACCAACTTGTTCCATTACTTGTTTCTTCTGGTGTATGGATACCATTTGAAATCCCAAGGCTGCTAGCAACCTCAGCCACTCCTGAAATCCCAGTACTTCCCTGGAAacgtttcattaaaaaatttagatgtcaagaaaatatataaataaggaTGTAAAGTGCAAAATGAAATTCAATCTTGACCTTCTGGCTGGAGGCTGATGCAGCATTGCGAGGGAGCCTTTGAACCTGAGAAAGGAAAAatcaaggaaaggaaattgAGGTAATTATATTCTTAGAAGTGCTGGGAAGAGTTTCAGACAAAACACAAACTGAAAAGGGGGAACATCAAGCAAGCTCATAGCATGGAATAAAAGTAATAaagcaattttttaaaacttataagATGGCTATATTAGATTATTCTTGGACTGGGAATCAGGGTAAGTCATAAcatatgaaaaatcataaaaaaaaactctcattgAAGCTCACAGAATTTATTTTGGCCACAAGCAGAAGAAACAAAGTTTTCAAGAGTAAACAAACCTCTTGAGATCCATTCAAGGCAGAAGGAGTTGATGGTTCACTTGATGGAGTTGATGGTTCACTTGATGGAGCAGGTAATGCCCCAGCCTGGTTAATAACAAGACAAAAACTAGTGAAAACGGTAGGCACTAGAAACCATATTTGGAACATAGCTAGCACTTTAGCAATGCTATTTTAAGCATATGGCCAATGATTAGGATAACAGAAAGCATCATTTGGCCTGGACATgtccaataaaaataatcaaattctaATCTCAAACAGATCTCCCCACTAACCTAAAGCAAGAGAAACGAAACAGACATTATCtagcttttaaaaatataggtaTGGTGTCTCCAATAACTACAGCTACCTTTGATGAGAATGCTAGCCGTGAACTGGAAGCTGAAGTCTGCAGAATTTGTGGAGCATGGTTAACAGTAAAGTCAAATAACAAAgtattgaaaaaggaaaaaggaaacaaaaagattgCGACATGCCTGGACATTCTCTTCAAGTAAGTTGTTTTCCAAACTGGAGGCATAGTCACACAGCCTCTTTACTCCTAGGGTTGTCAAATCCTAAATAGATATCAAATTAGATAACAGTTACCACAGGTAGAATAAACGAATCATTTCTTATAGCACTGcatatgataatataatatcaaaatcaataacaGTTACCACAGTTGGAATAAACAAATCATTTCTGATAGCACTGCATATGATGTTGATATAATAATTACCTGTTTCCCTTCAATTCTGCTAATTTTTAGTtcctaagaaaattaaaaaaaaaaatcaaataagtttCTGATTTCACATCcagaatgaatttttaaaaattggatGAGCAGAAGGAATTATTAGTATCAAGATTGATCACCAATGTTTCAACAGCATCACGGACATATCGAACATCATTGCCGATCTTACTTGAATCTTCTCGCAATTCAGTAACCTACATGTGTCAACATACATTCTATATCAGTATTACTACTGCACTAACAAATTAGCTAATATCTAGGTTAGACCCACCCTTTCTTGAGTACTGGCTGTCAGTTCTGCAATGGCATTCAAATTTGTGTCCACACCATCGATCTTTGAAGATAAATGCCTCCTGGTACTCTACAGacgaaaaaaacatgtattggGATAAGAAAGCTCTAATTTCAAAATCCATAAGCAAAATTAAACATTTCAACTCCtgttttatttcattgaaaaacCAATACAAAAGTTCAAAATCTTACCCGGATTGACCCATAAACATTCTCTAGTTGTTGGCCTATAGAAGTGCAAGCATCAGATAAACTACGCCTGGTTGCAAACATCATATCAGGAAGTTTCCAACCCTGAAAATATACAACAATTATAAGAATAGAGCACCAGTCAAACCAAAGAACAGGATGGAGCTCAAGACATATCGACAAGAGGTAGAGTGATAATAAACTCAAGTATTAACCATTTGCTGAATTTGGTTACTTATCACTTCAAACCTCAAgggaagaaatattttttcagtATTAATAATACTCCATTAAACGATGTAATACCAGGAACATGAATTAGATCCTTATGATATATTGTAATGTTTGACAAAATGGTGCCTATACACACATTACACCAAAAGATCAATCGAGAAAGGAAACCATTACCTTCCACCAAACATAGCCATATCCAACAACTATCACCACAACAACTACACCATATTTATTAGCACCTGCACGTTATAAAAGTGTCAGAGAACAGTCCAAAATTAGTGCATAATCAAAGCTAGCATATATTATAGGAACTTGACCAAAGATGAGTAAGTAGCAAGTTGTTTATATGGAAGATTAGCACTTGATGTCAAGAATAAGAACATGGTCTAAGATTTCTCAAGAGATTATACAGAGATGAAGTTGCAAAGAGATAAATAGCACTCGCGTGCAAAGATGTATAGCAGCAAAGACAAATTTGATCATTGTTTAAATATGAAACAACAGAGCATACAGTTGAGGATCCAGATACATTCCAGTGATGTAAATTTCCTAAATTGGAAATTGAAAGGTAACAAATAAGTAAATGGAAACTCAAGTTCACAACACAGAGATGTACAACAACATCGGACAGCTTCAATCGATGGTTAAAATGTGAAACTGTCACAGCATAACCATTGAGAAATGAGAACCTGATACAGTTCAGAGATGTACATTCCcacattaaaaaaggaaaaaaaaaggggggaggTAAAAGATTGAATAAAGCAAGGACATCCATAGGTACATAAACTTTACAGGTATATTACAACATAGAAGGACTAGCAGCACCACTCCCCCTCcgagaaaattagaaattacaAGAAACATCAACAAATTTATTCTGTTGTTCTTTGCGTCATGGATTTTTGCAAGAGAAGAAGActttaaaaactcaatattatATTACATTTAAACTGAAtttttgagaaagagagagagacattTATTTTAGTGTATTTTGTATTTCTCAGTGTAGATGGGTATCTGTGTGACAATATAGTGCAGATTCAGCCATAAACTTTTTCAAGCAGACCGTTGACTGGAGTGACAAATACATACAATGCAAATATGGCAACTATGTGAAGCAGACTGTGATTCCTGGAAATCCAAGTTGCACAATACAATAAGGAGTATATAGCCTCATTATGCTTTCAGTAatttttcaagcaataaaaTGGGCAAAAGTTCCACGTTGACCAGTCCAGTCCACAGATGTGTGGTTAGAACAGGATGGACACAACATAACTCATCTCCTGTTTCAGATGCAAGAGAAGGATCAGAACCCAAACCTGTCCCACTTGCAGTTACAATTGTGACTGGTCTACTTGATGCCAACATTTGCAGCTCTTGTCGAAGGCTGGTTACCTGTAAAACATGTAATCTAGTACTCTCAATCTCTAACAGACACTTCAACCTAAAGCACATGATAATTCATTTCCTGAAAtgattacaaaagaaaatttgaacaaattaaatCCTGAACAATCAAATTAGATCCAATGAGTGACTGTTTAACATTCAGGcattcaccaaaaaaaagatGAACGAAATTTTGTTACTACGCAATAAATCATTCAGACAGTACAAGTTCTGATGTTTCTTTGGTTGTCCAAACAAATGTCAGGAAAGAAtgcgtaaaaaaaaattatttccagaGTAGGAAGCACAGCTAAATGAGTATTTCTCACCATCTTATCCTGTCACTTCGAGATTTTTACTTTTGctaccaaatgaaaaaaaaatccctgtCATAAAAGTTAGATTTTAAAGAAGATTTAATTTAGTCACTTCAAAATGCAATGAGTCATCACCAACAACACTATCAGTTACAACTGGGTTACTGGAGTATCTTCGAGAAAGTGCAAAGgcaaaatcattatcaattgaattggattaaaagataaaagcaTGTAAGAATGTtgcaaattgaatttgaaaaggtGAGAACTTATAAAGAACCATAAAATTGACAAGCAAACCTGAGCCATCAAAGAGTCATTTGGAGGCTTGCTAGACTTGCTAACTGATGAAGTAGAATCATCTCGTTTAAGTTGCCTGAGAGCAATCTGTGGTGAAAGATAAATCACTAGCAATCAGTATGAAGCACACTAAGAATTGCTGAGAATCTAACGCTACATTTTGAATCGCATTATAGTTACTAAAAGACATAGGCAACAAGTATAAAAAAAGTActtgacaaaatattttatccaaAGAGTCAATTAAACAACAATTAATCAGTGGCAACAGATGCTACAAGCAACGTGGTAAACCAAATTTTATGCAAACAGCAGAGTTCAAATAATCAAGGCTGTAACATCACAACAACATTCAAGTTGTATGCATTCAATGAGGTCCTACATTAATAGAacccaaaaattaaacaaaagacaGATTATCTCGTGAAAGACTGAATTGAAACAATGCAAACCTAAGACACGAGATTTTCAATGCACTCCACCATAGACACTGAAAAATGCCAGTAAAGACAAgcaataaaagacaaaaaaaaatcatcacaaaagcATGTCTAGTAAAGATAATACAAAGTTAAAGGTAAAAGGGCTGATGTAATGGATCATAATCCACCTGTTAAGACATAAATAATAGAGATACTGCAAACAAGTCTACTATCAATGAAGATAAACCCCCAAATATTCATTGAACTTTTTGCATTTCTAAGAGATCACAATAAGTCATATAAGTACCTTGAAAGCTCCTGAAACAAAACTAGAAACATCAGGCATGCGCCCCTCTTTCGCAAGAACTGAGCCAAGAATACCTAAAATCCAGAAGACAACTAATTAAGTAAGAAAATTATTTCTACAAAGCATGGCTTTGATTTAGATAAAAGGAAACATCTGAAGGTACAAAGGAGAGAAATTTGCTTATCAAGACTAGGATCACACATGGACATTCCTGTACCAGTCTGGTTAAGATACACTAGACAGAAGCATTAGACATGCATAACAGAGATGAAGTTATTGACTATCGGCAAGAGGGTCAATAAGGTGGTTCGAATAATGGCGAGATGTGGGTAAATAGGCTTCCTATGAAAGCTTGATCAGGACCTCGGTGATGGGTTTAGGGGTACAGAACAATCTAGAAAGAATGAAAGTGATGCCTAGTCTATTAATAATCCCCAACCACTAAAGTACCCTAAGTGAGTGTTCCCCAGCATTCCGCCTATTCTGGACTCATATTTCTCCAACTAAATAAGATATGGCCCAGCTAACATAATTATTAGATTTTAGACACTGGAAGTTGTTGCCCCTCACGAGCACATATTgtcactttttttcctttttgcctACAAAATAGAAGGCACTTATTATTCCACTTCAAGGTACTACATTTGTCTAATTAAATACCCGATTGCTAACTAGCCCAGCATTCTAGAATTATCCCATCATCTAATTCAACTACCAGTGGCAAGATAAGGGATtcaagttcatttttttctggtaTCATATAAAGCCAAATGATTACATTCACTTCAAACACAATAATACTCGTTAGTATTAACAAGAAGCAGAATCACTTTTAATAACtgtaaaaacacacacacacatagagagagagagaattctAGCTAATGTGAGAGCTGCACAGTAATTTCACAGCAAAACCCCTTGACCAGACAAACTAGCCCAGAATCTCACCAACTCAGTGTTGCAATTAACTATAGAGCAAAAGAAAGCaaacacaccaaaaagaaaaaaaaaatcccaacttTATATCAAGTGCCTAAGGTCCCTAACACTAACAAAACCCCTCCCTAATACAATCGCACATAAACAGGCACATACTTCGTTTCAAATTTAGAGCTAACGAACAAAATGTTCACACACTAAAAAACAATCGAATCAAGGGTTCACCTCCGAAAACCCTAAAACTCACTCACTGCTCCACAcatcccaaattaaaaagaaatacaatcAAATCAATTTGCGACTAAAATAAAGTAGTTAAAAAGATTATAGGAAAATtagaaacataaaatcaaacaaatttaacGGACCTGCACCGACGAGAATAGTTAGCTTGCCGAGAGGAATAGCCATGGATGGATAGCCACTGATAACAGTAATAATAATGTAATAAatagatggttttttttttaagtttgattttgaattaaaagagTGCGAGCAAGAACagagagcatgatttttttggGGAGTGAAAAAGCTAGTATTTAAGATTGGagaacaagaaatatatatttgtgtttatGCTTGTGTTGTTGGGCTTTGTAGAATCGGGCTTTTGTCTGGTGCTGGCTGCTGTCCAGCAACTGTCcgttttaaatttatatcataaagtattttttatttaaaataatatttttttttatttttaaaattttttttaatatctaaatactataaaaattcaaaatataaaaaaaattaaattagaaaaaaaaaacaataccacCACCACAAAAACAGATACAACTCATAAACAGACAGAAAGTGAATTAGCTACCCATATTTGTTGATGTGTTGCGTAATCCAtctttaattttggttttgttttacaaCGTTACCCCTGCAACATGTAATATGCAAAAATACCCCtccctttttcattttattacgaGAATACACATTGATGTGAgcatgatttattaattttaactgTTTGAGGGT is a window encoding:
- the LOC7460559 gene encoding uncharacterized protein LOC7460559 isoform X1, yielding MAIPLGKLTILVGAGILGSVLAKEGRMPDVSSFVSGAFKIALRQLKRDDSTSSVSKSSKPPNDSLMAQVTSLRQELQMLASSRPVTIVTASGTGANKYGVVVVVIVVGYGYVWWKGWKLPDMMFATRRSLSDACTSIGQQLENVYGSIRSTRRHLSSKIDGVDTNLNAIAELTASTQERVTELREDSSKIGNDVRYVRDAVETLELKISRIEGKQDLTTLGVKRLCDYASSLENNLLEENVQTSASSSRLAFSSKAGALPAPSSEPSTPSSEPSTPSALNGSQEVQRLPRNAASASSQKGSTGISGVAEVASSLGISNGIHTPEETSNGTSWFKPAFLMRTRSAINSVVQQTSSSKQQS
- the LOC7460559 gene encoding uncharacterized protein LOC7460559 isoform X4, which translates into the protein MVTSLRQELQMLASSRPVTIVTASGTGANKYGVVVVVIVVGYGYVWWKGWKLPDMMFATRRSLSDACTSIGQQLENVYGSIRSTRRHLSSKIDGVDTNLNAIAELTASTQERVTELREDSSKIGNDVRYVRDAVETLELKISRIEGKQDLTTLGVKRLCDYASSLENNLLEENVQTSASSSRLAFSSKAGALPAPSSEPSTPSSEPSTPSALNGSQEVQRLPRNAASASSQKGSTGISGVAEVASSLGISNGIHTPEETSNGTSWFKPAFLMRTRSAINSVVQQTSSSKQQS
- the LOC7460559 gene encoding uncharacterized protein LOC7460559 isoform X3; the protein is MAQVTSLRQELQMLASSRPVTIVTASGTGANKYGVVVVVIVVGYGYVWWKGWKLPDMMFATRRSLSDACTSIGQQLENVYGSIRSTRRHLSSKIDGVDTNLNAIAELTASTQERVTELREDSSKIGNDVRYVRDAVETLELKISRIEGKQDLTTLGVKRLCDYASSLENNLLEENVQTSASSSRLAFSSKAGALPAPSSEPSTPSSEPSTPSALNGSQEVQRLPRNAASASSQKGSTGISGVAEVASSLGISNGIHTPEETSNGTSWFKPAFLMRTRSAINSVVQQTSSSKQQS
- the LOC7460559 gene encoding uncharacterized protein LOC7460559 isoform X2 codes for the protein MCFRLKCLLEIESTRLHVLQVTSLRQELQMLASSRPVTIVTASGTGANKYGVVVVVIVVGYGYVWWKGWKLPDMMFATRRSLSDACTSIGQQLENVYGSIRSTRRHLSSKIDGVDTNLNAIAELTASTQERVTELREDSSKIGNDVRYVRDAVETLELKISRIEGKQDLTTLGVKRLCDYASSLENNLLEENVQTSASSSRLAFSSKAGALPAPSSEPSTPSSEPSTPSALNGSQEVQRLPRNAASASSQKGSTGISGVAEVASSLGISNGIHTPEETSNGTSWFKPAFLMRTRSAINSVVQQTSSSKQQS